A portion of the Tachysurus vachellii isolate PV-2020 chromosome 14, HZAU_Pvac_v1, whole genome shotgun sequence genome contains these proteins:
- the LOC132857556 gene encoding troponin I, fast skeletal muscle-like: protein MSEKKMSSSRKHQLKSLMLSIAKGLLEAEAVAAEATRNTYMDETCPPLELSGSLADLQELCKKLHTRIDKIDEERYDLESKVSKSNKEIDDLKIKVQDLQGKFKKPALKKVRMSADSMLQALLGSKHKVNLDLRANLKQVKKEVKEESAEQVGDWRKNIEDKAGMDGRKKMFETS from the exons ATGTCAGA aaaaaagatgtcCTCGAGTCGGAAGCATCAACTGAAG AGCTTGATGCTTTCCATTGCTAAAGGTCTTCTAGAAGCTGAAGCAGTTGCAGCAGAAGCCACAAGGAACACTTATATGGATGAGACTTGTCCACCTTTGGAACTCTCAGGATCTCTTGCTGACCTTCAG GAGCTGTGCAAGAAGCTCCACACAAGGATCGACAAAATAGATGAGGAGCGATATGACCTGGAAAGCAAAGTGTCCAAGTCTAACAAAGAG ATAGACGACCTGAAAATTAAAGTTCAAGATTTGCAAGGAAAGTTCAAGAAGCCAGCTCTGAAGAAGGTGCGCATGTCTGCAGACTCTATGCTTCAGGCTCTGCTCGGGTCCAAACACAAGGTGAACCTGGATCTGAGAGCCAACCTGAAACAAGTGAAGAAGGAGGTCAAAGAAGAG tCTGCAGAGCAAGTTGGTGACTGGCGTAAGAACATTGAGGACAAGGCTGGTATGGATGGCAGGAAGAAGATGTTCGAGACCTCCTAA